One stretch of Microvirga lotononidis DNA includes these proteins:
- the phnD gene encoding phosphonate ABC transporter substrate-binding protein: protein MNAMLKWAATVSLACTMSTAALAQEVINFGIISTESQQNLKATWEPLLADLKKKTGLDVKPFFASDYAGVIEGMRFGKVQLAWYGNKSAMEAVDRANGEVFVQSVPVGGEPGYWSVVIVPKDSPIKSIDDVLKCDKSLNFGLGDPNSTSGYLVPMTFVFSAKGIDPKTCFKNVTNANHETNAMAVANKQVDAAANNTENMALIQKNQPKAFDNIREIWRSPLIPSDPIVWRKDLPDAQKAKIREFFLTYGTDKSTGDIAAEKNVLAGLKWAPFRASSDRQLLPIRIMELTKSIAQVEADASLAADAKKAKLDQLKAQKAKYEAELAAAG from the coding sequence ATGAACGCGATGCTCAAATGGGCAGCGACGGTGTCGCTCGCCTGCACGATGTCCACAGCAGCGTTGGCCCAAGAGGTTATCAACTTTGGCATTATCTCGACCGAGTCCCAGCAGAACCTGAAGGCCACCTGGGAACCGCTGCTCGCCGACTTGAAGAAGAAGACCGGCCTTGACGTGAAGCCGTTCTTCGCATCCGACTATGCCGGCGTCATCGAAGGCATGCGCTTCGGCAAGGTGCAGCTGGCTTGGTATGGCAACAAATCCGCCATGGAAGCCGTGGATCGCGCCAACGGCGAAGTCTTCGTGCAGAGCGTTCCGGTCGGCGGCGAACCGGGCTACTGGTCGGTCGTGATCGTCCCCAAGGACTCGCCGATCAAGTCGATCGACGACGTCCTGAAATGCGACAAGTCTCTCAATTTCGGGCTCGGCGACCCGAACTCGACCTCCGGCTATCTTGTCCCGATGACCTTCGTGTTCAGCGCCAAGGGCATCGACCCCAAGACCTGCTTCAAGAACGTCACCAACGCCAATCACGAGACCAACGCGATGGCCGTTGCCAACAAGCAGGTCGACGCGGCTGCCAACAACACCGAGAACATGGCGCTAATCCAGAAGAACCAGCCCAAGGCGTTCGACAACATCCGCGAGATCTGGCGCTCGCCCCTGATTCCGTCCGATCCGATCGTGTGGCGGAAGGACCTTCCTGACGCTCAGAAGGCCAAGATTCGCGAGTTCTTTCTCACCTATGGCACCGACAAGTCGACCGGCGACATCGCCGCCGAGAAGAACGTGCTGGCCGGCCTGAAGTGGGCACCGTTCCGAGCCTCTTCCGACAGGCAGCTGCTGCCGATCCGCATCATGGAGCTGACCAAGTCGATTGCCCAGGTCGAAGCCGACGCTTCGCTCGCCGCCGATGCCAAGAAGGCGAAGCTCGACCAGCTGAAGGCGCAGAAGGCCAAGTACGAGGCCGAACTGGCCGCGGCCGGCTGA
- the phnL gene encoding phosphonate C-P lyase system protein PhnL: MVTSNPCAMAGAPLLSVEDVSKSFTIHLRGGVRLPVVANVTFDVASGECVVLGGPSGVGKSSILRMIFGNYSVDTGRILVRDPATGDVADLASGDPRLVLRLRRDRIGYVSQFLRAIPRVTALDVVAEPLLARGVERKLASDRAAAMLERLNLPSALFNLPPATFSGGEKQRVNIARGFMIDYPILLLDEPTASLDETNRNVVVGMIREKLTAGTAILGIFHDIPVREAVATKIIDVSAFSTRRAA, translated from the coding sequence ATGGTGACATCCAATCCATGCGCCATGGCTGGCGCTCCTCTGCTCTCGGTCGAGGACGTATCCAAGTCATTCACGATCCATCTGCGCGGCGGTGTCCGTCTTCCCGTCGTGGCCAATGTCACGTTTGACGTCGCTTCCGGCGAATGCGTCGTGCTCGGCGGCCCGTCAGGGGTCGGAAAATCCTCCATCCTGCGCATGATCTTCGGCAATTACTCCGTCGATACCGGCCGGATCCTCGTGCGGGATCCCGCCACCGGAGACGTTGCAGATCTCGCATCCGGCGATCCCCGCCTTGTCCTCAGGCTCCGGCGCGATCGGATCGGCTATGTCAGCCAATTCCTGCGGGCGATCCCGCGGGTGACGGCTCTGGATGTCGTGGCCGAGCCGCTCCTTGCCCGTGGTGTCGAGCGCAAGCTCGCATCGGACCGTGCCGCTGCCATGCTCGAGCGGCTGAACCTGCCGTCGGCTCTCTTCAATCTCCCTCCGGCAACGTTCTCCGGAGGTGAGAAGCAGCGGGTGAACATCGCCCGTGGCTTCATGATCGATTACCCGATCCTTCTGCTCGACGAGCCGACAGCCTCGCTCGACGAGACCAATCGGAATGTCGTCGTCGGCATGATCCGGGAGAAGCTGACCGCTGGAACGGCCATCCTCGGGATCTTCCACGACATTCCGGTTCGCGAGGCGGTTGCGACGAAGATCATCGACGTCTCGGCCTTCTCGACGCGGAGGGCTGCCTGA
- the phnK gene encoding phosphonate C-P lyase system protein PhnK, with amino-acid sequence MNSEPILSVRKLEKRYGNFIGCTDVSFDVWPGEVVAIVGESGSGKTTLLNCISTRVERSSGEIRYRMRDRRFPDLAELSEAELRFLMRTDWGFVHQNPADGLRMRVSAGANVGERLMAIGDRNYGQIRSRASDWLERVEIATSRVDDMPVSFSGGMRQRLQIARNLVTHPRLIFMDEPTGGLDVSVQARVLDLLRMLVSDLGLSVIIVTHDLAVARLLSQRMIVMKSGRIVEQGLTDRVMDDPSHPYTQLLVASILEN; translated from the coding sequence ATGAACAGCGAACCCATCCTTTCCGTCCGCAAGCTGGAGAAGCGCTACGGCAACTTCATCGGCTGCACCGACGTCTCCTTCGACGTCTGGCCGGGCGAGGTCGTCGCGATCGTGGGCGAGTCCGGCTCGGGCAAAACGACCCTGCTCAACTGTATCTCGACGCGCGTGGAGCGGAGCAGCGGCGAAATCCGTTACAGAATGCGCGACCGGCGGTTCCCGGATCTCGCGGAATTGAGCGAGGCCGAGTTGCGCTTCCTCATGAGGACGGACTGGGGTTTCGTTCACCAGAACCCGGCAGATGGATTGCGGATGCGCGTATCGGCGGGCGCCAATGTCGGTGAGCGGCTGATGGCAATCGGCGATCGCAACTACGGCCAGATCCGGAGCCGGGCGAGCGACTGGCTGGAGCGCGTCGAGATCGCGACCTCCCGCGTCGACGACATGCCGGTGTCTTTCTCGGGCGGCATGCGGCAGCGTCTGCAGATCGCGCGCAACCTCGTCACCCATCCTCGCCTGATCTTCATGGATGAGCCGACCGGCGGCCTCGACGTCTCGGTCCAGGCGCGCGTACTCGACCTGCTGCGAATGCTGGTCTCGGACCTTGGCCTGTCGGTGATCATCGTCACCCATGATCTGGCCGTCGCGCGGCTCCTCTCGCAGCGGATGATCGTCATGAAGAGCGGTCGGATCGTCGAGCAGGGGCTGACCGACCGGGTCATGGACGATCCAAGCCATCCCTATACCCAGCTTCTCGTCGCCTCGATCCTGGAGAACTGA
- the phnC gene encoding phosphonate ABC transporter ATP-binding protein translates to MTAISVSNLSKRYGKTRALDNVSIDVQRGEMVALIGASGSGKSTLIRHIAGLEAGDGETGKVVVLGELSQAGGRLSRGRPAGRVAVIFQQFNLVGRLSVLTNVLIGNLGRVPRWRGTLGLFNRSEKEKAESALARVGIPHVATQRSSTLSGGQQQRAAIARTLVQEAEILIADEPISALDPSSARRVMDVLSAINTQDKITVLVSLHQVEYARRYCKRTIAMRDGRIVYDGPSTSLSNSFLAELYGDASEELVLPEGPAELLRAQPVRPSSHEPVHMLA, encoded by the coding sequence ATGACCGCGATCAGCGTTTCCAATCTCTCGAAGCGTTACGGAAAAACCCGGGCGCTGGATAATGTCAGCATCGACGTCCAGCGTGGCGAGATGGTCGCTCTGATCGGCGCATCGGGTTCCGGCAAGAGCACGCTCATCCGTCATATCGCAGGGCTCGAGGCCGGCGACGGCGAGACCGGGAAAGTCGTGGTTCTCGGGGAGCTGTCGCAGGCAGGTGGACGATTGTCGCGTGGGCGCCCAGCCGGCCGCGTGGCGGTCATCTTTCAGCAATTCAATCTCGTCGGCCGGCTCTCCGTCCTGACCAATGTGCTCATCGGCAATCTCGGCCGGGTTCCCCGCTGGCGCGGCACGCTCGGACTGTTCAACCGATCCGAGAAGGAAAAAGCTGAGAGCGCCCTGGCCCGCGTCGGCATTCCCCACGTGGCGACCCAGCGCTCGTCGACCCTCTCGGGCGGTCAACAGCAGCGCGCTGCCATCGCACGTACACTTGTGCAGGAAGCCGAAATCCTGATCGCCGACGAGCCGATCTCGGCGCTCGACCCGTCGTCCGCACGGCGCGTGATGGATGTTCTGTCCGCCATCAATACCCAGGACAAGATCACGGTTCTCGTATCGCTGCATCAGGTCGAGTACGCGCGGCGCTACTGCAAGCGTACGATCGCGATGCGCGACGGGCGCATTGTTTACGATGGGCCTTCGACGTCCCTTTCCAACAGTTTCCTCGCGGAGCTCTACGGCGACGCTTCGGAAGAACTGGTTCTGCCGGAAGGCCCGGCAGAACTGCTGCGAGCTCAGCCGGTCCGGCCGAGCAGTCACGAACCAGTGCATATGTTAGCCTAG
- a CDS encoding alpha-D-ribose 1-methylphosphonate 5-phosphate C-P-lyase PhnJ produces MNTPSLPAYNFAYLDEQTKRMIRRAILKAITIPGYQVPFASREMPMPYGWGTGGVQVTASILGPDDVLKVIDQGADDTTNAVSIRAFFAKVANVATTTRTRDATIIQTRHRIPETPLTEGQIIVYQVPIPEPLRFLEPRETETRVMHALEEYGLVHVKLYEDIAQHGHIATTYAYPVKVEGRYVMDPSPIPKFDNPKMHRSPALQLFGAGREKRIYALPPFTDVVSLDFEDHPFKVQRFDSRCALCDAQDVYMDEVVTDDRGGRMFVCSDTDHCETRRSDGHQGSGQPQHGAAKDHREAAE; encoded by the coding sequence ATGAATACTCCGTCCCTGCCTGCTTACAACTTCGCCTATCTCGACGAACAGACAAAGCGCATGATCCGGCGGGCGATCCTGAAGGCGATCACGATCCCCGGATACCAGGTGCCGTTCGCCTCCCGCGAAATGCCGATGCCCTACGGCTGGGGCACCGGCGGCGTGCAGGTCACCGCATCGATCTTGGGGCCGGACGACGTGCTCAAGGTCATCGACCAGGGTGCCGACGATACCACCAATGCGGTGTCGATCCGGGCCTTCTTCGCCAAGGTTGCGAATGTGGCAACGACGACGCGGACACGGGATGCAACGATCATCCAGACCCGCCACCGCATTCCCGAAACTCCTCTCACCGAGGGCCAGATCATCGTCTACCAGGTGCCGATTCCGGAGCCCCTTCGCTTCCTCGAGCCTCGGGAGACGGAAACGCGCGTGATGCATGCCCTGGAAGAATATGGGCTGGTGCATGTCAAGCTCTATGAGGACATTGCGCAGCACGGCCACATTGCCACGACCTATGCCTATCCCGTGAAGGTCGAAGGCCGCTACGTCATGGACCCGTCGCCGATCCCCAAATTCGACAATCCGAAGATGCACCGGTCGCCGGCGCTGCAACTCTTTGGCGCCGGCCGCGAGAAGCGCATCTACGCGCTGCCGCCCTTCACCGACGTGGTCAGCCTCGATTTCGAGGACCATCCGTTCAAGGTCCAGCGCTTCGATTCCCGTTGCGCTCTCTGCGATGCACAGGACGTCTATATGGACGAGGTCGTCACGGACGACCGTGGGGGACGCATGTTTGTCTGCTCGGACACCGATCATTGCGAAACGCGGCGGTCGGACGGGCATCAGGGCTCTGGCCAGCCGCAGCATGGTGCCGCAAAAGACCACAGGGAGGCTGCGGAATGA
- a CDS encoding DapH/DapD/GlmU-related protein, which produces MPKLSEHEPLIHATASVERSTLGRFVEIEDRSRVSETVLGDYSYVMQDCAIWCATIGKFANIAAAVRINATNHPTWRATLHHFTYRAGDYFDGATDEEEFFGWRRSQAVTIGHDVWIGHGATILPGVRIGNGAVVGAGAVVSRDVAPYTIVGGVPARLIRERFSPEIGRRMDRLGWWDWPHDKLFSALEDFRALPAEAFVERYEALTPNLHRTDIEPSPSSYPGSVGLDEQGRCR; this is translated from the coding sequence ATGCCCAAGCTCAGCGAACATGAGCCGCTCATTCACGCGACGGCCAGCGTCGAGCGCAGCACGCTCGGCCGCTTCGTCGAGATCGAAGACCGCTCGCGCGTGAGCGAGACCGTGCTGGGCGACTATTCATATGTGATGCAGGACTGCGCGATCTGGTGCGCCACGATAGGCAAATTCGCCAATATCGCGGCTGCCGTGCGGATCAATGCCACCAACCATCCCACCTGGCGCGCCACGCTTCACCACTTCACCTACCGCGCCGGCGATTATTTCGACGGGGCGACTGACGAAGAGGAGTTCTTCGGGTGGCGCCGCTCTCAAGCGGTCACGATCGGACATGATGTCTGGATCGGCCACGGAGCGACCATTCTGCCCGGAGTCAGGATCGGCAATGGCGCTGTTGTGGGCGCAGGCGCCGTCGTCTCGCGTGATGTCGCACCCTACACCATCGTCGGAGGCGTCCCCGCGCGCCTCATCCGAGAGCGCTTCTCCCCGGAGATCGGCCGACGGATGGATCGCCTGGGCTGGTGGGACTGGCCGCATGACAAACTCTTCTCGGCGCTGGAAGACTTCCGGGCGCTGCCGGCAGAGGCCTTTGTCGAGCGCTATGAAGCGCTGACGCCAAACCTTCATCGAACTGACATCGAACCGTCGCCATCAAGTTATCCTGGCTCGGTAGGTTTGGATGAACAGGGACGATGCAGATGA